In Symmachiella dynata, the following are encoded in one genomic region:
- a CDS encoding right-handed parallel beta-helix repeat-containing protein yields MNTRRVNVPLRIVLITAMLWSPVHAADDAGSVRLANNETTGTAYVTPTSWSTESMNGGPTGMTSVGSPGPSRAADPFGIQFRFRSDIQPSFVKDGYQTLGAMVPFHIDPGTSLVFIEGRGYATNHAEYGGNVGLGYRYYSEMMNRMYSISGWWDYDDSNVFNYDRWGISLASLTDNGLDYRVNAYIADNTAGKFVGRTTGIPIFSGYNIGQATDSLYEVPYSGFDAEIGMPVPFLGDYGIKVYAGGYYMQAEGEKDASGPKVRLQGDITESIWGQVEWTSDSVFGSNVMGSVAIDFPGGGRRPAFTRQPTNMMLAQQVQRQYRVPVNEKVVRESSVAINPVDMEPFIVYHVDNTAPGSGDGSAEAPYSTLPGSVPSEADIIFVNRGDGTSSGMTGDFFLQDDQRLLGEGTVHFYTSTAGTFEMPGYTPGVNPLLGGTVSMLGDRVEVAGFRFAVPDGQPAIFGSGDDFLIREVAVSGGGRGVDLMNATGVGLITDSTFVGTGADSIRAENADGTTLDLAIIDTIIADGDEDGVYVTVDTAATINLLMDNVDVSGVAGNGFGTDVSFFNTTLAVDVFNSSFSNNFGDGFFVERVDDSGFSINIADSTFDNNGRNGVSIFSYNGRVPNGMVDIVRSSMSDNANIGLQLHGEADVTLDVDLADNFINRNGFGGIQMTSAERILLQGVWERNEINNNGYDDAVGDGDGIFLQSNLDLVLTDNDVLANNGDGLQVEIFGAASTILDLNGNRINNNLGAGFDWESIFGSSLLLMDVDASATRISQFNNNDGDGMEFRSNGLSGFADFVVATINDTEINFNEGRGVDLLTQEDAGMEIYITDSQISANGEEGVYLVNTASGTQTQDVSSSVALADDGLIDTIPTTTLVIDNSEIDANGTIGTMGGVVIRVGTSDGGRSYTFDGGYASDGYGGVIAGLTNSMLSGNYGEDLVIESFTSTVDPPDTDGTWTDAEFTVDNYESDPLARIDVVFHGNTADSIDVINFGAFYDNAEAVFKSRDVDQTDPGPFTDPARRRNATRLAARDGLPPATPGGASDTFLYPGIGESTMRVEGPLPGIEDGVDILDPGFGGGVILGVLPGEFPFVWQVVPPGTIFP; encoded by the coding sequence ATGAATACGAGACGAGTAAACGTCCCCTTGAGAATCGTGTTGATCACGGCCATGCTATGGTCACCGGTCCATGCGGCAGACGACGCGGGTAGCGTACGTCTTGCTAACAATGAAACCACTGGAACGGCTTATGTCACTCCCACATCGTGGAGTACCGAGTCGATGAATGGTGGGCCCACCGGGATGACATCCGTGGGGAGTCCCGGACCGAGTCGCGCAGCGGATCCCTTTGGGATTCAATTCCGCTTCCGCAGCGACATTCAGCCTTCGTTCGTTAAGGACGGGTATCAAACACTGGGTGCGATGGTCCCGTTCCACATCGATCCGGGGACCAGCTTGGTCTTCATCGAAGGTCGCGGCTACGCCACGAACCATGCCGAATACGGCGGCAACGTCGGCTTGGGCTATCGTTACTACAGCGAAATGATGAATCGCATGTATAGCATCAGTGGTTGGTGGGACTACGATGATAGTAACGTATTCAACTACGATCGCTGGGGCATCAGTTTGGCGTCATTGACCGACAATGGTCTCGACTATCGCGTGAACGCCTATATCGCTGATAACACAGCTGGGAAATTCGTCGGTCGCACGACGGGCATTCCGATCTTCTCGGGATACAACATTGGGCAAGCGACTGATTCACTGTATGAAGTCCCCTACTCGGGGTTTGATGCTGAAATCGGCATGCCGGTTCCCTTCTTGGGTGACTATGGCATTAAGGTTTATGCCGGTGGCTACTACATGCAAGCCGAAGGCGAGAAAGATGCTTCCGGTCCTAAGGTTCGCCTGCAAGGTGACATCACAGAATCGATCTGGGGCCAAGTGGAATGGACCAGCGACAGCGTCTTCGGCAGCAACGTGATGGGGTCGGTCGCAATCGACTTCCCCGGTGGCGGACGGCGTCCGGCCTTTACACGCCAACCGACCAACATGATGCTCGCACAACAAGTCCAACGGCAATATCGCGTTCCTGTTAACGAAAAAGTCGTTCGGGAATCGAGCGTGGCAATCAACCCGGTTGATATGGAACCGTTCATTGTCTATCACGTCGACAACACCGCACCTGGCAGTGGAGACGGTTCGGCAGAAGCTCCGTATAGCACCCTGCCCGGCTCGGTGCCTTCTGAAGCTGACATTATCTTCGTCAACCGTGGCGATGGCACATCGTCGGGCATGACGGGCGACTTTTTCCTGCAAGACGATCAACGTCTGTTGGGTGAAGGCACGGTTCACTTCTATACGTCAACCGCAGGCACGTTTGAAATGCCTGGATACACACCGGGAGTCAACCCGCTACTGGGTGGCACGGTCTCCATGCTGGGTGACCGCGTCGAAGTCGCTGGCTTCCGCTTTGCGGTGCCGGACGGTCAGCCTGCGATCTTCGGGTCCGGGGATGACTTCTTGATCCGTGAAGTCGCGGTCAGTGGAGGCGGACGTGGTGTCGATCTGATGAATGCCACTGGTGTTGGCCTGATCACTGATTCGACCTTTGTCGGAACGGGTGCTGACTCGATTCGTGCGGAAAACGCCGATGGGACGACCTTAGACTTGGCAATCATCGATACGATCATCGCCGACGGGGATGAGGATGGTGTTTATGTCACTGTCGACACCGCCGCCACGATCAACTTGCTGATGGATAACGTGGATGTCTCGGGTGTGGCCGGTAACGGTTTCGGGACGGATGTCAGCTTCTTCAACACGACACTGGCAGTCGATGTGTTTAATAGCTCCTTCTCAAATAACTTTGGCGACGGGTTCTTCGTGGAGCGGGTCGATGATTCCGGATTCAGCATTAACATTGCTGACTCGACATTCGACAACAACGGACGTAACGGTGTCTCCATTTTCAGCTACAACGGTCGCGTGCCGAATGGCATGGTCGACATCGTACGCAGCTCAATGTCTGACAATGCCAACATCGGTCTGCAACTGCATGGTGAGGCGGACGTGACGTTGGATGTGGATCTGGCAGACAACTTCATCAACCGCAACGGCTTCGGCGGTATCCAAATGACTTCGGCTGAGCGTATCCTGCTACAAGGTGTCTGGGAACGCAACGAAATCAACAATAACGGATACGACGACGCAGTCGGCGACGGCGATGGTATCTTTCTGCAGTCGAACCTGGATCTGGTGCTCACCGACAACGACGTCCTTGCCAATAACGGCGACGGATTGCAGGTTGAAATCTTCGGAGCGGCGAGTACGATCCTGGACCTCAACGGTAACCGGATCAACAACAACCTTGGTGCTGGTTTCGACTGGGAATCAATCTTCGGCAGCTCATTGTTGCTGATGGACGTCGATGCGAGTGCGACCCGCATCAGCCAGTTTAACAACAACGACGGCGACGGTATGGAATTCCGTTCGAACGGGCTATCGGGATTCGCTGACTTTGTCGTTGCCACGATCAACGACACCGAGATCAACTTCAACGAAGGACGCGGTGTCGACCTGTTGACGCAAGAAGATGCAGGTATGGAAATCTACATCACAGACTCGCAGATCTCAGCCAACGGCGAAGAAGGGGTCTATCTTGTCAACACCGCATCGGGAACTCAAACTCAAGATGTTTCCAGCTCCGTGGCCTTGGCTGACGATGGCCTAATCGACACCATACCGACGACAACGTTGGTGATCGATAATAGCGAAATCGATGCGAACGGCACCATCGGAACAATGGGCGGTGTTGTCATCCGCGTGGGAACCTCCGATGGCGGTCGTTCTTACACCTTCGACGGAGGATATGCTAGCGACGGTTACGGCGGTGTGATCGCCGGCTTGACCAACAGTATGTTGTCAGGGAACTACGGGGAGGACCTTGTCATCGAAAGCTTTACGTCGACGGTTGATCCGCCTGATACCGATGGCACTTGGACCGACGCAGAATTCACAGTGGACAATTACGAGTCCGATCCGCTGGCGAGAATCGACGTGGTCTTCCACGGCAATACGGCTGACTCGATCGATGTCATCAACTTCGGAGCCTTCTACGACAACGCCGAAGCGGTCTTCAAGTCACGCGATGTTGATCAAACCGATCCAGGACCGTTTACCGATCCGGCCAGACGGCGAAACGCAACTCGCTTGGCAGCCAGAGATGGTTTGCCGCCGGCAACACCAGGTGGAGCATCGGACACTTTCCTCTATCCAGGTATTGGCGAAAGCACGATGCGGGTCGAAGGGCCTCTGCCAGGCATCGAAGATGGTGTCGACATCCTGGACCCCGGCTTCGGCGGTGGAGTCATCTTGGGTGTCCTACCCGGCGAGTTTCCGTTTGTCTGGCAAGTGGTGCCTCCGGGAACAATCTTCCCCTAA
- a CDS encoding GlsB/YeaQ/YmgE family stress response membrane protein, translating to MSFLEILVLLLIAGICGGLAQALCGYSRGGCLISIVIGFIGAFLGTWLARLAELPEMFAITIGDTTFPILWSIIGGALFAAIIGFITQRPSK from the coding sequence ATGTCATTTCTTGAAATCCTGGTGTTGTTATTAATTGCTGGAATCTGTGGCGGACTGGCACAGGCGCTCTGTGGCTATTCTCGCGGAGGGTGTCTGATCTCCATCGTGATTGGGTTCATTGGTGCCTTCTTGGGCACATGGCTGGCGCGACTCGCTGAATTGCCAGAGATGTTCGCCATCACCATTGGCGACACAACCTTCCCAATCCTCTGGTCAATTATTGGCGGGGCACTGTTTGCCGCCATCATAGGTTTCATCACACAACGTCCGTCCAAATAA
- a CDS encoding PA2169 family four-helix-bundle protein, producing the protein MTSESQNRLNQRTITALQELIEINLDSYNGFTKAANLIEDTTLQHHFAGVAQERIRQAVGLQQLIDSDDEQPLIEGSIAGRIHRAIMDWKDTFSEGPNAVLTEVKRGEDYIKAKYEAVLSRTAGSKAAGLLKRQYAAVQQARNRICELRTKFTAT; encoded by the coding sequence ATGACATCCGAATCTCAAAATAGACTCAATCAAAGAACGATTACCGCTTTGCAAGAACTCATCGAGATTAATCTCGATAGCTATAACGGGTTTACGAAGGCAGCGAATCTGATCGAGGATACGACATTACAACATCATTTTGCCGGCGTCGCCCAGGAACGAATTAGGCAGGCTGTCGGTCTACAGCAACTCATTGACAGTGATGATGAGCAACCGCTAATCGAAGGCAGTATCGCCGGACGAATTCATCGAGCGATCATGGATTGGAAAGATACGTTTAGTGAAGGGCCCAATGCGGTATTGACCGAAGTGAAACGCGGCGAAGACTACATCAAAGCCAAATACGAGGCTGTACTCTCACGAACGGCCGGTAGCAAAGCGGCTGGCCTTCTCAAACGCCAATACGCCGCCGTTCAACAGGCACGCAACCGCATTTGCGAACTTCGCACGAAATTTACCGCGACCTAA
- a CDS encoding sigma-70 family RNA polymerase sigma factor gives MKTDIESTQKTRRRSSSAVQSPLETYLREINETSLLTAQEEKDLAYRIAESDTEARDRMVRANLRLVVNIARSYTGKGLPLPDLIEEGNLGLLRAVEGFDPEMGTRFSTYASYWIKQSIKRALVNSAKTIRIPAYMVELLSKWRRSSARLQDELKRTPTAEEIARDLDIPKKKLGIVKKAIQLYNNNPQTDQTDGGWSLGEMIADERTKGPEAELVDSDNLRHVFEMLEKMDDRESTILRMRFGLDDGEPRTLKEIGETLGLTRERVRQIESESLAKLATGLAVD, from the coding sequence ATGAAAACCGACATAGAATCTACACAAAAAACGCGACGTCGATCTTCTTCGGCCGTGCAAAGTCCGTTGGAGACTTACCTCCGCGAGATCAACGAAACTTCGTTGCTCACCGCGCAAGAGGAGAAGGATCTGGCTTATCGGATTGCAGAATCCGATACCGAAGCCCGGGATCGCATGGTACGGGCCAACTTGCGGCTGGTGGTGAATATCGCCCGCAGCTACACCGGCAAAGGTCTGCCGCTGCCAGATTTGATCGAAGAGGGCAACCTGGGATTGCTTCGCGCCGTGGAAGGGTTCGACCCGGAAATGGGAACGCGGTTTAGCACCTATGCCAGTTATTGGATCAAACAATCCATCAAACGGGCTTTGGTCAATTCGGCCAAGACAATTCGCATCCCCGCCTATATGGTGGAATTGCTTTCCAAGTGGCGTCGCTCCTCGGCCCGTCTGCAAGATGAGTTAAAACGAACGCCGACCGCTGAGGAAATCGCGCGGGATCTGGATATCCCCAAGAAGAAATTGGGGATCGTGAAAAAAGCGATTCAACTCTACAACAACAATCCGCAAACCGACCAAACCGACGGCGGCTGGTCGCTCGGTGAAATGATCGCCGATGAGCGGACCAAAGGTCCCGAAGCGGAACTGGTCGATAGCGACAACCTCCGCCACGTTTTCGAAATGCTCGAAAAAATGGATGATCGCGAATCCACGATCCTCCGCATGCGATTCGGCCTCGACGACGGCGAACCGCGCACGCTGAAAGAAATCGGCGAAACATTGGGGCTGACCCGCGAACGTGTGCGGCAAATCGAAAGCGAATCGCTGGCAAAACTGGCGACCGGCTTAGCTGTCGATTGA
- a CDS encoding diacylglycerol/lipid kinase family protein, with protein MSETPIHLLWNSHAGSAEANQDVLALFQSRPDVTVHQPGSDAEARKLVEQVSRNGAQTVIAAGGDGTVNSAVQGLMHAGATSTLGILPLGTGNDFCRTLAIPLDVQQAAELVDVAETRQVDLVRAVNDSECSHFSNMATGGNTGQFMDQLTADMKQFWGPLVYLRGVVDVLSELICYDLTVQFDDHPPQQIEALNVFVANGRTSGTGLTVAPDASLEDGFMDVVIVRDCEPIQIAGLATDYALGDYRENENILFQRTKKVRIESDPPMAFTADGNLLTKGTVEFEICPSALKVIVGADYVASPNLPT; from the coding sequence ATGAGTGAAACGCCCATTCATCTTCTCTGGAACAGTCACGCCGGCTCTGCTGAGGCGAATCAAGATGTGCTGGCGTTGTTTCAAAGCCGCCCTGATGTGACGGTGCATCAACCTGGTTCGGATGCAGAAGCACGCAAGCTGGTGGAACAGGTCTCCCGCAACGGTGCTCAGACGGTGATTGCTGCCGGGGGGGACGGGACCGTGAACTCTGCCGTGCAGGGGTTAATGCATGCAGGTGCCACGTCGACCTTAGGGATCCTGCCGTTAGGGACCGGAAACGACTTTTGCCGGACGCTGGCCATTCCTCTCGACGTTCAGCAGGCGGCCGAACTTGTCGATGTGGCTGAGACAAGGCAGGTTGACCTCGTCCGGGCTGTGAACGACAGCGAATGCTCACACTTCAGCAACATGGCCACGGGAGGCAACACCGGTCAATTCATGGATCAATTGACCGCTGACATGAAACAATTCTGGGGCCCGCTGGTCTATCTCCGCGGTGTGGTCGACGTCCTGTCGGAGTTGATTTGCTATGACTTAACCGTGCAGTTTGACGACCACCCCCCGCAACAGATCGAGGCGCTGAATGTTTTTGTGGCCAACGGTCGCACATCGGGCACCGGTCTCACGGTTGCACCAGACGCGAGTCTTGAAGATGGCTTCATGGATGTTGTGATCGTCCGCGATTGCGAGCCGATACAAATCGCCGGTCTCGCCACCGATTATGCGTTGGGTGACTATCGGGAAAATGAGAACATTCTTTTCCAGCGCACAAAAAAAGTCCGTATTGAATCGGACCCGCCGATGGCCTTCACCGCTGACGGAAATTTGCTCACCAAGGGCACCGTAGAGTTCGAGATCTGTCCCTCTGCTCTGAAAGTGATTGTCGGTGCCGATTATGTGGCGTCGCCCAACCTGCCGACCTGA
- a CDS encoding GNAT family N-acetyltransferase, with translation MEPLAIQYSDNRRPTIEEILPLYLANQWSSADKPDVLHKGLLASDSLVTAWDGEQLVGLGNAISDGHLVVYYPHLLVWPKYHGRGIGTGLMRLLMDKYAGLHQQMLVADGRALDFYRKCGFERAGQTAAMWIYAGDDH, from the coding sequence ATGGAACCGCTCGCAATTCAATACAGCGACAATCGCCGACCGACGATCGAGGAAATCTTGCCGCTCTACCTCGCCAATCAATGGTCGTCGGCTGACAAGCCGGACGTCTTGCACAAGGGGTTATTGGCATCAGATTCCTTGGTCACCGCTTGGGACGGCGAGCAGCTAGTTGGATTGGGGAATGCGATTTCTGATGGCCACTTGGTGGTTTATTACCCACACTTGCTGGTATGGCCGAAATATCACGGTCGGGGAATCGGGACCGGTTTGATGCGGCTGCTCATGGACAAATACGCCGGCTTGCATCAACAGATGCTGGTGGCCGACGGCCGGGCGCTCGATTTTTATCGCAAGTGTGGATTCGAGCGCGCAGGGCAAACCGCAGCGATGTGGATTTATGCCGGAGATGACCATTGA
- a CDS encoding ferritin: protein MTKELVFNALNEQVGSELSAWYSYLGMSAWCSSQQLNGSARWLRAQAQEEYTHAMKLYDFLVERNAPVQLKQIEPPQAEFESIVEIFHAALKQEEENTQRIDAIFQMALDQRAFASLVELQWFITEQVEEEKTARENLAKVKMVSQDPAAILEFDRVLGERDLVLDTSPA from the coding sequence ATGACTAAAGAACTCGTGTTCAACGCCTTGAATGAACAAGTCGGATCAGAATTATCGGCGTGGTATTCCTATCTAGGAATGTCAGCTTGGTGCTCGTCACAACAACTCAACGGCAGTGCGAGATGGCTGCGGGCACAGGCCCAGGAAGAGTACACGCATGCGATGAAACTCTATGATTTCTTGGTCGAACGGAATGCCCCCGTGCAATTGAAGCAGATCGAACCTCCCCAAGCAGAGTTTGAATCGATTGTCGAAATCTTTCACGCTGCATTGAAGCAGGAGGAAGAGAACACACAGCGGATCGACGCTATCTTTCAAATGGCATTGGACCAACGCGCATTCGCTTCGCTTGTCGAGCTGCAGTGGTTCATCACGGAGCAGGTTGAAGAGGAAAAAACGGCCCGTGAAAACCTGGCCAAAGTCAAAATGGTCAGCCAGGATCCGGCAGCCATCCTGGAATTCGACCGCGTGTTAGGGGAACGCGACTTGGTGCTGGACACCAGCCCCGCTTAA
- a CDS encoding GNAT family N-acetyltransferase has protein sequence MRQLTLQTKRLTLRPYQLTDAPGMQQLAGERAIAATTLRIPHPYPDGVAEEWIASALERAASGKAYHFAMVLTETDEFLGSVGLTVQREWERAELGYWIGVPYWGRGYTTEAAIEIVRFGFEDLGLHRIYASVFANNPASARVLEKAGLTYEGRQVQAIKKWDEFLDTLTYARVKAT, from the coding sequence ATGCGCCAACTCACACTGCAAACAAAACGCCTCACATTACGGCCGTATCAATTGACCGATGCGCCGGGGATGCAACAACTGGCCGGAGAACGAGCGATTGCAGCCACGACTCTGCGGATTCCGCATCCTTATCCGGACGGTGTTGCAGAAGAGTGGATTGCCAGCGCCCTGGAGAGAGCGGCGAGCGGCAAGGCCTATCACTTTGCCATGGTGCTGACTGAAACCGATGAATTTCTCGGTTCGGTCGGGCTGACCGTGCAACGGGAATGGGAGCGGGCCGAGCTGGGGTATTGGATTGGCGTGCCCTATTGGGGCCGCGGCTATACGACCGAAGCGGCGATTGAGATCGTGCGGTTCGGTTTTGAGGATCTGGGGCTGCACCGGATTTATGCCTCGGTCTTCGCCAACAACCCGGCTTCTGCGCGAGTGCTGGAAAAAGCGGGGCTGACCTATGAAGGTCGGCAGGTGCAAGCGATCAAGAAATGGGATGAGTTTCTGGACACGCTGACTTACGCGCGGGTGAAGGCGACTTGA
- a CDS encoding HNH endonuclease codes for MVAAVLDRPTLVLNRNWQPVGVATVARALVKVFSENARIVDPANYQTYDWSDWAEVMPEDDELVIRTSQLRLRVPEVITLVQYDRVPVNAVTFSRRNVFKRDRYACQYCGCQPGSNELTIDHVLPRSQGGGSSWTNCVLACVECNSRKADRTPEEARMLLRKEPVRPQWKPLYATHGQRIDSWSKFISEAYWNVELEE; via the coding sequence ATGGTAGCTGCCGTTTTAGATCGACCGACGCTGGTCTTGAATCGCAACTGGCAACCAGTAGGCGTGGCGACCGTCGCCCGCGCATTGGTCAAGGTGTTCAGCGAAAACGCCCGCATCGTCGACCCGGCGAACTACCAGACGTACGACTGGTCCGATTGGGCCGAAGTCATGCCGGAGGACGATGAATTGGTCATCCGCACTAGCCAATTGCGCTTGCGCGTGCCTGAGGTCATTACGCTCGTGCAGTACGACCGGGTCCCGGTCAACGCTGTCACTTTCAGCCGCCGCAACGTTTTCAAACGTGATCGCTATGCGTGTCAGTATTGCGGTTGCCAACCAGGCAGCAACGAATTGACGATCGACCACGTGTTGCCCCGGTCGCAAGGGGGTGGCTCGAGTTGGACGAACTGCGTGCTGGCGTGTGTGGAGTGCAATTCCCGCAAGGCGGACCGCACTCCGGAAGAAGCCCGCATGTTGTTGCGCAAGGAACCAGTGCGCCCCCAATGGAAGCCGCTGTACGCAACGCACGGACAACGGATCGACAGTTGGTCCAAGTTCATTAGCGAAGCGTACTGGAACGTGGAGTTGGAAGAGTAG
- a CDS encoding YqaE/Pmp3 family membrane protein gives MSNQVSPVSHDVKSPTADVIRILLAILLPPVGVFLQVGLGMHFWLNILLTILGYVPGIIHAVWIIVRK, from the coding sequence ATGTCTAACCAGGTTTCGCCCGTTTCCCACGATGTAAAATCACCGACGGCAGATGTCATCCGTATTTTATTGGCCATCCTGTTACCCCCGGTCGGGGTGTTTTTACAGGTCGGCTTGGGAATGCATTTCTGGCTGAATATTCTGCTGACGATTCTGGGATACGTCCCGGGGATCATTCATGCGGTCTGGATTATTGTGCGGAAATGA
- a CDS encoding AI-2E family transporter yields MVDKNAATHGSGRSYTLLILAFVIAALYLAKEILLPLSLAILLSFVLTPLVSRLERLRLGRIPSVIIVCAIAFSAIGGAGWLATNQLIELSTRLPDYKDNLIDKIHNLQNGTGEKLEKAKQALEDIGTELSEGGDVADKEQDSAETSDQPALQKNILGWLNPQKQADGSKDNPVEVKVVSLPPSPLNQIQTWLGPLVAPLSTAGIVVVLVVFILVKREDLRNRVIQLVGTSKLYATTEAIEDATDRLSRYLRMQLLINIIYGVVVAVTLMFLDVPNAILWGVMGTMLRFLPYIGPWISAAMPIALTMAISDGWSLPLMTIGLFVSLELVVNNVLEPWLYGSSIGVSSLGVILAAIFWTWLWGPVGLVLAMPLTVCLVVLGKYVPQLGFLPLLLGDRSALEPYEQMYQRLLTAEDYEANELAEEYLKNASVTEFYDDVLMPALQLAEQDRHAALLSEQQETVVNDSARELVEELGERLPQEPLPENGACGPEAQEHVLCIPVRDQADETVALMTGQLLRSEGCHVEVGSIDMLASEAINRIETQQCQIAILILLPPLGARKGRYLCKRLSQQYPDLQIVVALMHGEKYGKSKQRLLNAGANVVATSLPDLITSVRQARFNVQQASHSHSSTEESVPVEQNAVPVAAAQPVDHQP; encoded by the coding sequence ATGGTAGATAAAAACGCGGCAACGCATGGTTCAGGACGTTCGTACACGCTGTTGATCTTGGCATTCGTGATTGCCGCGCTCTATTTGGCCAAAGAGATATTATTGCCGCTTTCTCTCGCCATCTTGCTAAGCTTCGTCCTCACCCCCCTGGTGAGCCGTTTGGAACGGTTGCGTCTTGGGCGAATCCCTTCAGTGATCATCGTATGTGCGATTGCATTCTCTGCCATTGGAGGCGCGGGCTGGCTGGCTACGAATCAACTCATTGAGTTGAGTACGCGACTGCCGGATTATAAAGACAATCTGATCGATAAGATCCACAACCTGCAAAACGGGACCGGTGAGAAACTCGAAAAGGCCAAGCAAGCACTCGAAGACATTGGCACAGAATTGTCGGAAGGCGGCGACGTTGCCGACAAAGAGCAAGATTCCGCCGAGACCTCTGATCAGCCGGCATTGCAGAAAAACATACTGGGGTGGCTAAACCCTCAAAAACAGGCCGATGGCTCGAAAGACAACCCGGTGGAAGTCAAAGTGGTCTCCCTGCCCCCTTCCCCGTTGAATCAGATTCAAACGTGGTTGGGGCCGCTTGTGGCGCCATTGTCCACGGCGGGTATCGTCGTCGTGCTGGTGGTTTTTATTCTGGTCAAGCGAGAAGATTTGCGGAATCGGGTGATCCAACTCGTCGGCACTTCGAAACTGTACGCCACAACAGAAGCGATCGAAGACGCCACCGACCGCTTGAGCCGTTATCTACGGATGCAGTTGTTGATCAACATCATTTATGGTGTCGTCGTTGCTGTTACTTTGATGTTTTTGGACGTCCCCAACGCGATTCTGTGGGGCGTGATGGGGACGATGCTGCGGTTCTTGCCATATATCGGTCCCTGGATCTCAGCCGCTATGCCGATCGCACTGACAATGGCGATCTCCGATGGCTGGTCGCTTCCCTTGATGACCATCGGACTGTTCGTCAGCTTGGAACTGGTGGTGAACAATGTGCTGGAACCTTGGTTGTACGGCAGTAGCATTGGTGTCTCATCGTTGGGTGTTATCCTCGCAGCGATTTTCTGGACCTGGCTGTGGGGACCGGTGGGATTGGTACTGGCGATGCCGTTGACGGTCTGTTTGGTGGTTCTAGGCAAGTATGTTCCGCAACTCGGTTTCCTGCCATTATTGTTAGGAGACCGCTCAGCTCTTGAGCCGTATGAACAGATGTATCAAAGATTATTGACGGCAGAAGACTATGAAGCGAACGAATTGGCTGAAGAGTACCTCAAAAATGCGAGCGTGACGGAATTTTATGACGACGTGTTGATGCCCGCCCTGCAGTTGGCCGAGCAAGACCGACATGCGGCTCTGCTCAGCGAACAACAAGAAACCGTGGTGAACGACTCTGCACGAGAACTCGTCGAGGAGTTGGGCGAACGATTGCCCCAAGAACCACTGCCGGAGAACGGGGCTTGCGGACCAGAGGCTCAGGAGCACGTACTTTGTATTCCGGTGCGCGACCAAGCTGATGAAACGGTCGCGTTAATGACCGGTCAACTGCTGCGGTCTGAAGGATGTCACGTCGAAGTGGGATCAATCGATATGCTGGCGAGTGAAGCGATCAACCGGATTGAAACTCAACAGTGCCAAATCGCGATCCTCATCCTGCTGCCGCCGCTGGGGGCACGCAAGGGACGCTACCTTTGTAAACGGTTGAGCCAGCAGTACCCCGATTTGCAAATCGTCGTTGCACTGATGCATGGTGAAAAGTACGGCAAATCGAAGCAACGTTTATTAAATGCCGGGGCCAACGTCGTTGCAACGAGTCTGCCGGACTTAATCACCTCCGTACGCCAGGCACGCTTCAATGTCCAACAAGCGTCCCACTCGCACAGTTCCACAGAGGAGTCCGTCCCAGTAGAGCAAAATGCCGTCCCTGTTGCCGCCGCACAGCCCGTTGATCACCAACCCTAA